One region of Oryza sativa Japonica Group chromosome 5, ASM3414082v1 genomic DNA includes:
- the LOC4337920 gene encoding uncharacterized protein, with protein MDQPHEPAGSEPSENVQNIEEDNEYLNNKRGWLMAVATLFVGMAFQAAIQLPAWFPDDWPQAFSSHNMKHSGIIFRATVASAPSPISPQQHAATTLTEGQMRGIRWYIMFNTVTFTIALALLITLVAVGRSLASHSMRLMNAILFTVIISTSCTFVLAISSDWTVIRWMLPVLLVLGSYTLFISLVWPKIIEYRKEKKRQREAQSNTASPPP; from the exons ATGGATCAGCCGCATGAACCAGCCGGCAGCGAGCCTAGCGAAAATGTTCAG AACATCGAGGAAGACAATGAGTACCTGAACAACAAGCGCGGGTGGCTGATGGCGGTGGCCACGCTGTTCGTGGGCATGGCATTCCAGGCGGCGATACAGTTGCCTGCCTGGTTCCCCGATGACTGGCCTCAGGCGTTTAGCTCCCACAACATGAAGCATAGCGGTATAATATTCCGAGCCACGGTCGCCTCTGCTCCTTCCCCGATAAGTCCTCAACAacacgccgccaccaccctcaCCGAGGGCCAAATGAGGGGGATACGGTGGTATATCATGTTCAACACGGTGACCTTCACGATTGCCCTGGCGCTTCTGATCACGCTGGTGGCGGTAGGGAGGTCCTTGGCTAGTCATTCCATGAGACTCATGAATGCCATATTGTTCACGGTGATCATTAGCACCAGTTGCACCTTTGTCTTGGCCATCTCGAGTGATTGGACTGTCATCAGGTGGATGTTACCTGTGCTTTTGGTCCTTGGCTCCTATACCCTCTTTATCAGCTTAGTATGGCCCAAGATCATCGAGTatcggaaggaaaagaaaagacagCGAGAGGCTCAATCGAACACAGCATCGCCGCCACCTTAA